From a region of the Helianthus annuus cultivar XRQ/B chromosome 5, HanXRQr2.0-SUNRISE, whole genome shotgun sequence genome:
- the LOC110941263 gene encoding protein ECERIFERUM 2: MSGSNQHQVNVHSRLTVVSSIPTEPTGHTTPLNPLDHTMGSHSVHIIYYYRTSPFSKQGRYAMDLDNVRIALSDLLSKYPRMTGRLVRDVDGKWEVRYNDAGVRMFKATVGTTMDEWLRSADESDERNLTVWEDMPDGNPTSWSPFRIQISEFEGGGLAIGISFPHLLADPTSAVLFHKSWTDAEHGDPTGHDPPILILPPLHNRPSPTTTENTSTTIKYLQKNSKLSPISSTKMATFSFKFSNTMIKQGLSKFADKCANATPFEYLTALFWLQIIKLKTLMADSDTHSISLCVDARKLLDVPIPMKFFGNALTFSQLCVQNEVLKGDNGLAEVVRLVHDHINGIKKDDVVSMIDWLESSPEAIDGVYPKGVQMYGPELTCVSLEHLMDPKGEFESLVYESKFRNNEKPVHVSYHVGKAEGVGLIIVAPSPEGGLSRTVTVTMPAEEVVKLCEDPVIMGMEPTMIVSGRR, from the exons ATGTCAGGTTCGAACCAACACCAGGTCAATGTCCACTCACGGCTCACGGTCGTGTCCAGCATCCCAACCGAGCCAACGGGTCACACAACTCCTCTAAACCCACTTGACCACACCATGGGCTCTCATTCGGTCCATATCATATATTATTATCGAACCAGCCCGTTTTCGAAACAAGGCAGGTACGCTATGGACTTGGATAATGTCCGAATCGCGCTCTCGGACCTTTTATCCAAGTATCCTCGGATGACAGGTAGGTTGGTTCGAGATGTTGATGGTAAGTGGGAGGTTAGGTATAACGATGCTGGAGTTAGGATGTTCAAGGCTACTGTAGGGACCACTATGGATGAATGGTTAAGATCTGCTGATGAATCTGATGAGAGGAATCTGACAGTGTGGGAAGACATGCCTGATGGTAATCCGACTTCATGGTCACCTTTCCGAATCCAG ATAAGTGAGTTTGAAGGTGGTGGGCTAGCAATTGGAATAAGTTTCCCTCATCTACTAGCTGACCCAACAAGTGCAGTCCTGTTCCACAAATCATGGACCGACGCCGAGCACGGCGACCCCACTGGCCACGACCCTCCGATCCTCATTCTACCACCACTCCACAACCGTCCATCGCCCACCACCACCGAAAACACATCCACCACTATCAAATACTTGCAAAAAAACTCAAAACTATCACCCATTAGTTCAACAAAAATGGCCACATTTTCCTTCAAGTTCTCCAACACAATGATCAAGCAAGGCCTTTCAAAATTTGCCGATAAATGCGCAAATGCCACACCATTTGAATACTTGACAGCATTGTTTTGGTTGCAAATCATCAAACTGAAAACCCTAATGGCAGATTCGGATACACATTCGATATCTTTATGTGTTGATGCCAGAAAACTTCTTGATGTACCGATACCTATGAAGTTCTTTGGTAATGCGCTAACTTTTTCGCAACTATGTGTGCAAAACGAGGTGCTAAAGGGTGATAATGGCCTAGCAGAAGTTGTGCGGTTGGTGCATGATCATATTAATGGGATAAAGAAAGATGATGTGGTTTCGATGATCGATTGGCTCGAGAGTTCTCCCGAAGCGATAGATGGGGTGTATCCGAAAGGGGTTCAAATGTATGGCCCGGAACTAACTTGTGTGAGCTTGGAGCACTTGATGGACCCTAAAGGTGAATTTGAGTCATTGGTTTATGAGTCTAAGTTTAGGAACAATGAGAAACCAGTTCATGTTAGTTACCATGTTGGGAAGGCGGAGGGTGTGGGTTTGATCATCGTTGCGCCTTCACCAGAGGGGGGGTTGTCGCGAACAGTGACGGTGACAATGCCGGCTGAGGAGGTTGTGAAGCTTTGTGAAGATCCGGTGATAATGGGAATGGAGCCAACTATGATTGTAAGTGGCAGGAGATAG